From one Mya arenaria isolate MELC-2E11 chromosome 4, ASM2691426v1 genomic stretch:
- the LOC128232968 gene encoding uncharacterized protein LOC128232968 isoform X2 encodes MGTLQASQQTNDSYVMFMFQLFQKGMIFSALVAGVICCGHLVFVRRKYCRNTTTLFAVVLSGFLHLIASVCMLTIAEKNTEIRVEDGPPSVGSCFDYSMTAVCANTVVLLAIIHNVFVQNFKWLVSSCLAYAGILGCVITGSFFVIKRMPQNSSFPVAQTTLVTLGASRSQHMNVFLSVCQKNVNEERWAIFAEYMLIYVPVIVTVLTALCMNRTKQTVQSSTGYLCKRGASTEG; translated from the exons ATGGGCACCCTTCAAGCCTCTCAGCAAACAAACGACAGTTATGTGATGTTCATGTTTCAGCTTTTTCAGAAAGGCATGATCTTCTCTGCTCTCGTGGCCGGCGTCATATGTTGCGGTCACCTAGTTTTTGTCCGCAGAAAGTACTGCCGAAATACTACGACGCTGTTCGCGGTGGTGCTCTCCGGATTTTTGCATCTGATCGCGAGCGTGTGTATGCTGACAATTGCTGAGAAGAACACGGAAATACGCGTAGAAGATGGGCCTCCCAGCGTCGGCTCGTGCTTTGATTACTCGATGACGGCGGTTTGTGCAAACACAGTGGTGCTCCTGGCTATCATTCATAATGTGTTTGTTCAGAACTTTAAATGGTTGGTGTCTTCTTGTCTAGCATACGCAGGAATACTTGGTTGCGTCATCACAGGAAGTTTTTTCGTCATCAAAAGAATGCCGCAAAACTCTTCATTTCCAGTTGCACAAACTACTCTAGTGACACTTGGGGCTTCCAGGAGTCAGCACATGAATGTATTTCTGTCCGTGTGTCAGAAAAACGTCAACGAGGAGAGATGGGCTATTTTTGCCGAATATATGCTCATATACGTCCCAGTCATCGTCACAGTTTTGACTGCTCTCTGCATGAACAGGACAAAACAGACTG TACAGTCCAGCACTGGATACTTGTGTAAGAGAGGAGCGAGCACGGAGGGTTAA
- the LOC128232968 gene encoding uncharacterized protein LOC128232968 isoform X1 — protein sequence MGTLQASQQTNDSYVMFMFQLFQKGMIFSALVAGVICCGHLVFVRRKYCRNTTTLFAVVLSGFLHLIASVCMLTIAEKNTEIRVEDGPPSVGSCFDYSMTAVCANTVVLLAIIHNVFVQNFKWLVSSCLAYAGILGCVITGSFFVIKRMPQNSSFPVAQTTLVTLGASRSQHMNVFLSVCQKNVNEERWAIFAEYMLIYVPVIVTVLTALCMNRTKQTDVTITELKIISNRECKALGCDCNCVKLNSVMIAVLSYFTLVLLIVNPGYILYAAATSGFFWDIFPSVLQIVIYTSFCSDYVRKVLL from the exons ATGGGCACCCTTCAAGCCTCTCAGCAAACAAACGACAGTTATGTGATGTTCATGTTTCAGCTTTTTCAGAAAGGCATGATCTTCTCTGCTCTCGTGGCCGGCGTCATATGTTGCGGTCACCTAGTTTTTGTCCGCAGAAAGTACTGCCGAAATACTACGACGCTGTTCGCGGTGGTGCTCTCCGGATTTTTGCATCTGATCGCGAGCGTGTGTATGCTGACAATTGCTGAGAAGAACACGGAAATACGCGTAGAAGATGGGCCTCCCAGCGTCGGCTCGTGCTTTGATTACTCGATGACGGCGGTTTGTGCAAACACAGTGGTGCTCCTGGCTATCATTCATAATGTGTTTGTTCAGAACTTTAAATGGTTGGTGTCTTCTTGTCTAGCATACGCAGGAATACTTGGTTGCGTCATCACAGGAAGTTTTTTCGTCATCAAAAGAATGCCGCAAAACTCTTCATTTCCAGTTGCACAAACTACTCTAGTGACACTTGGGGCTTCCAGGAGTCAGCACATGAATGTATTTCTGTCCGTGTGTCAGAAAAACGTCAACGAGGAGAGATGGGCTATTTTTGCCGAATATATGCTCATATACGTCCCAGTCATCGTCACAGTTTTGACTGCTCTCTGCATGAACAGGACAAAACAGACTG ATGTCACCATCACAGAGTTAAAGATTATTTCAAACAGAGAGTGCAAGGCTTTAGGGTGTGACTGCAATTGTGTTAAATTGAACTCAGTCATGATTGCtgttctttcatattttactCTAGTCTTACTCATTGTAAATCCAGGATACATTCTGTATGCGGCCGCAACTTCAGGTTTCTTCTGGGACATTTTTCCAAGTGTGTTACAGATAGTAATTTATACTTCTTTTTGCTCAGATTATGTAAGAAAGGTCCTGTTATGA
- the LOC128231121 gene encoding putative nuclease HARBI1 produces the protein MQGIARFPKVIEAIDGTHIDIASPNQNEEIYVNRKGKHSINVQVVFDGWYNIIDVVARWPGSVHDSRVLRESSLNNLFENGHMPHGFHLLGDSGYPTKRWLLTPFLAPQTQAEQAYNRSHKVTRALAERGIGQLKRRFGILHREIILQPIKVCR, from the exons ATGCAGGGGATTGCAAGGTTTCCGAAAGTCATTGAGGCCATAGACGGAACCCATATTGACATTGCCTCACCCAATCAAAATGAAGAAATTTATGTAAACAGAAAAGGAAAACATAGTATAAATGTTCAAGTTGTTTTTGACGGATGGTACAATATAATTGATGTTGTTGCACGCTGGCCTGGATCCGTGCATGACAGTAGAGTTTTACGAGAAAGCTCATTAAACAACCTTTTTGAGAATGGCCACATGCCACACGGTTTCCATCTGCTTGGGGACAGCGGCTATCCAACCAAAAGGTGGCTGCTTACCCCTTTCCTAGCTCCGCAAACCCAGGCCGAACAAGCCTATAACAG GAGCCACAAAGTCACTCGAGCTTTGGCTGAGAGAGGGATAGGTCAGTTAAAGAGGAGATTTGGCATTCTTCATAGGGAAATAATCCTCCAGCCAATTAAAGTGTGCAGGTGa
- the LOC128232844 gene encoding beta-1,3-galactosyltransferase 1-like: MFSKRQIMLILGITSTALLFGFYYEFLELSYNPVGTKNIEYYSQASVGYNDEYKPSYNIQLFRNSSFVRFPSDICNDNVTLLVFIVSASQNVLAREAIRSTWGTACSNSHRDAKCVFVVGRSRNESLNRYIWKESDVYRDILIVSSYDAYSNLTYKTMLALQWSTMNCNGKIKFVMKTDDDMFVSVTSLTAYLNNAPKQSIFIGKCWGPAMPNRNKNSKWYVSLKQYNHTHYPVFCSGTGYVLSYDVAVSVVQISSTVPFLYLEDVYVAICAHRQGIIPKNVAGFYNTKKVLNSCKDVHTVFTSHGISASEMWDVWKKLGNCNSTDIVE, from the coding sequence ATGTTTTCGAAACGCCAAATAATGTTAATTCTTGGAATAACCAGCACGGCATTGTTATTTGGATTTTACTATGAATTTCTTGAATTAAGTTATAATCCAGTGGgaactaaaaatattgaatactatTCTCAAGCTTCAGTTGGTTATAATGATGAGTATAAACCCTCGTATAACATACAACTTTTCAGAAACTCATCTTTTGTTAGATTTCCTAGCGATATCTGTAATGACAATGTCACTCTTCTTGTGTTTATTGTCTCTGCCTCACAAAACGTCTTAGCTCGCGAAGCAATAAGAAGTACATGGGGCACAGCATGCTCAAATTCGCACAGAGATGCCAAATGTGTCTTTGTCGTTGGCAGAAGTCGAAACGAATCACTTAATCGCTACATTTGGAAAGAATCTGATGTCTATAGAGATATTCTGATTGTGTCATCTTATGATGCGTATTCGAATTTAACCTACAAAACAATGCTTGCCTTACAATGGAGTACAATGAACTGTAAtggaaaaataaagtttgtgaTGAAAACGGACGATGACATGTTTGTAAGTGTAACTAGCCTGACTGCGTACTTGAACAATGCTCCAAAACAGAGTATCTTTATAGGGAAGTGTTGGGGCCCAGCTATGCCAAATCGAAATAAGAATTCTAAATGGTACGTTTCTTTGAAACAGTACAATCACACACACTATCCAGTATTTTGCAGCGGAACTGGATATGTTTTGTCTTACGACGTGGCAGTATCTGTCGTTCAGATATCAAGCACAGTTCCATTTTTGTATTTAGAAGACGTTTATGTTGCCATTTGCGCTCATAGGCAAGGAATAATTCCAAAAAATGTTGCAGGATTTTATAACACAAAAAAAGTTCTTAATTCATGCAAAGATGTCCATACGGTATTCACGTCCCATGGAATATCAGCATCCGAAATGTGGGATGTATGGAAGAAACTTGGAAATTGTAATTCTACAGATATAGTTGAATGA